From the Conger conger chromosome 13, fConCon1.1, whole genome shotgun sequence genome, the window TTTAAAATGCATAATAGGACAGCACTCCTGATTGAGAATTTTGTTGAGGAGCCCCAAACCTTTCGAAACATTACGCAATGCATCATGCTACATTCTCAGCTTGCTTAAACTAAAGTGTACATGCCTCTGTGCACTTTCTTTTtagcatacagtcaggtccataccTATTTTGACATCaacaaagttattgttatttgagCTGTctcgaaccagcaacccacaGACTGCTAGATGTCTTACCGTCTGAGCTATGTCACCCCGAATCAATGCTAACAAGTAAATAATGGATATGAGCTCAAAGCGCCTGATGGACATATACACTTTCATTTTGGAACAACTCAGATGTCTGAACCGGTTGAACTGGCCAGGAGGGATCTTGTGGGGAAGCAGATGGCAACACCAAGACGCaatatgtacatacagtcaggtctataaatatttggacattgacaaagttattattattttacctgtctaccacaggatattACAGTGggaagtaaataatgaatatgagcgCAAAGTGCAGTCTTTCAGCTTTAACTTGAGGCCATCAATAGTTTGGTGAACATTGCCAGGCTAGCTGGCTATTGACAACTGcatgaaatattgaataaagaattttaatttgaatattgACACATATCAGGCATGAATTCATAAAGCAGAGATGTACTCACAATgcttaaaatctttaaaataaaggattatgttttcatttacattttgtcttGTAATGTATACTCAAACAAGAAACCAAACTTCAGGATTGgattttgagtttgagtttgcttAAGATACCAACTAAAACTaaattgaaatattaaatattaacatttcttATAATAAACGATTTCTGTTAAAAATGTGTACCTTCATAGAACATTTATTAATGAACTATTCTAACTATAATTATTGTGATccctttatgtatttatttattgaatcacagagactttaaaatgttttacatgtttgctTGTtgtgcacacaggtacacatgctTGTTACTTGTTGTACACACAAGTACAGATTTCTAGTTTCAAGTGGTTGTTAGTGTTTCTGTTAAAATCCCCTGGCTAAAGTCAGGtcagttattttaaaaattggcaTCAGCCATCCTCTGTTCACTGGGAGTCATGCCAGCTGAGACCAGCAGCTTGAATGTGGAACACCTGGAAGAACACCTGAAATTCCACTGGGCATCATACTTGGCCCATCTGGTCCATAGTATTGCGAGTCCACAGGTTGTCCACTGTGGGTGGTACGGTGGAGGTCTCATTTAGCCCTGATGTGAAGACGGCAGGGAGCAGCATGTTGGTGAGGATTCCTGCAGCTAGGAGGACCAGCATGGAGCATAGCGCTAGCCCCCGCCGCAGACACAGCTGCCTGAAAGTCAGCACCTCCCCCACTGTAGTGAGGGTCCCGCTGTCTCTCTCATGCAGCACCTCCAGGTCAGAGTTGAACTGCCAGGGACTGTGCCCCTCTTCATGGTTGTCCGGAGTGATTTCTGCAAGAAGTAAACATGCAAGTTAACACTTTCATTCAGAGTGACCTTTTTtatatgtgattgtgtgaattatctactcacacatacactcagataAATGCTTAGAATACACATAATCCCAGAGAACCTGTCCATTTGTGTAGTGGTAAacagtaatcttttttttttctctgccatGAAAAATGAGTATATATgctatacattcactgagcactttattaggaagactaTACAAATACTGGGTAGAGTATTTGGGTTTTCCCAAATTTTTTTGGGTTTtcctgttccatgttgacatgattgcaatttattgcacattcatgctgtgggTTTCCTgatctaccacatcccaaaagtgtgcttttggattcagatcctgtgactgggaaggccactgaagaacactgatcTCATTGTCaagttcatgaaaccagtttgagatgacttttgctttgtgacatggtgcattatcatgctggatgtagccattagaagatgggtacattgtggccatgaagggtcAGTAACAATaatcaaataggctgtggcattcaagcgatgattggttttaacaggcccaaagtgtgccacaaaaacattccccacaccattacaccactgccaccagcctggactgttgacgcAAGGCCGGTTGTGTGCATGGATTCATTCTGTTGGctccaaattctgaccctgccATCTGTATGCTGCCGCAGAAATctagattcatcagaccaggttATTATTCTGAGATACTGTACTGCTGATACAGGTgaacagcagaagtaaaaagtTGCGGGTGACTTTTGGCCAGCTGTGGGACTCCAGCTCTCTGAGCAGGGAATCTTACCATGAGAGCCACCCTGCATCTCCATGGGCTGCCCCCGATCTCTCTTCTCTGCTGGCTGTACCCCAGCCCTGACTTGTGCCTGCAAACATCAACACCCTCATATTATTACCAtgatattaaatgtaaaactttAAATTGTATAACCTTTCCCTAAGCTTCTCTAATATTTTGAacaatatttgaaatgatgTGTGACCAAGTTATCTCATCAATATCACACATTAAATTCTTTCTGCCATATGATTCCTAAATGTTGAAAATCAGCACTTTTGGCCATTATAAGCTTTTTATAACATTTTGCAGTAGATTGCAGAGAACTTggtgaaccaaaataaaaactactCTAGTATCTGCTAACCTAATATAACTGCTAGTTGCATATACACAGTTTTTAAGTTGCAAACATTTCCAGATATCTTTACAACTAAAACTATACAGATTCCTAATTTCTTCAAATGATAAATATACCTCATTCTTTTGCAGATCATATTTGTATATAAAAGGGCATATATGCCTTTTTGGGCCTGTCAggatctgtgttttttgttgtctaGTCTGTTGTTTAAATGCCTGGCATTTCCATGTTttattaccctctgtgcacaccgtagtcagttcagttcagtccattcatttgtttcacctgtgtttcactgcctgattgtttcccacacctgattgccatttccctgttgttacctgtgttataaaaacccctttgtttgtctAGTTCAtggccagattgttatgtgtcccgaccatactctccggtgtttatttctgattgacacctgttacgacctgttttgttttcacatttacCTTATCCCGTCTGTCTGGTTTTGAACAGCAGTTTATCATCCTGTTTCTGCTTTTCGACCTCtgtctttggattctgtttttgtctgctctgTCCGCTTGTTATCAACCCTTTACCTGTGACCACAACTTAGATTTTGATTATCCTTgttatatctgtttgctggagtattgACTGGACACTTGATTACAAACTGCTATTcttgtttgctggctattgaaccCCGCCTGTCTGATCTGCCTTTACTACAAAAAAGACTTTGAACGAAAAGCAATGTCTTGGTTTCCCGACTGGGCCTGGTGTTCTACATACCTGATAGGACCCACCTTCCCAGTATATTGATCATTTCCCGACACATATATTGGGGTTGTGCCAGACAGATTAATATTTTTGGTGATATGGGGATTCTCCAATTGTTCTATGTGCTGTCTTCCATATTGGAACTGAATGTGCCAATATTGGGTTCATGACttgttctttaatttaagttctTTTTTGTGATAAAGGTCAAAAAGGAGACCTCTGGAGTGAAAATGAGACCTCTTTGACTGGCAACAAATTAATATCAACTATATTTTCTCGGTCTGGTGTTAATTATCCCAAGATATTTCAAAAGATAAGTAGTTGTTGTGCTTGTAAAATAGTTTTGCGCACACCTTCAGATTATGTGCATTCCCAAAGCTTGTCTTTCTCCTCAAAGGCTAAGATATTGCACTCAGATGCGAGTGCTGTAAAAGTGCACAGTTCGGGGTTGCATACACAGCTTCTGGATTTCCACACAATATATTTGGTATTGGTGTGCCACCATATTTCACTCATAGTTGGCTGCAAGAGGCCTGAATATCTGAGATGAGCAGTGTCACAACGCCAGGGCCATGGTCACTATGGGGCTGGAGCAAAGGGCTCTTAAAGCCAGTATGTAATAGTAATGATGGAAGAAGGTGGCACTTACCTCACTTTCAGCTTTCTTCCAGTCAATATTGACAAAAATAGCAAGATAGAAAGGAGTCAACAGGGAATAACCAGTTAAGAGACCAATCCACCAACCTGAGGATAGGAGCAGAGAGATTAGCTTCTGCAGAAAGGGAAGAGGGCAATAGGCAGTACTTTATGCATGAAAGCTGGTGGTTCTGCACTTAAGGAAGAAAGGAAATGTAAAAGCAATATTTGAAATTGAACATGGCTGATGTATTAGGAACTTTCATTTTGTCCTTACCGGTGATTCCGAGTTTTGTTGCAAACATTAACGATGCACCGATGGGAAGGCACACAAAGTAGCCAAATACCAGAATAGAAACTGCTCCGATCTTCTGTTTTGCCGCACCCCTGAAAATGCCTGCGACTGCACACTGTGAAGGATACAGCTCATCACATGTAGAACTTCATCAAACTGCTTTAACAATGGTTAAAGTAAAACTTCAGCAACTTCAGGTAGAtcacaaattaaatgaatacttatatgaatatgataatgCTTGTTACTTACCAATAATCCGTCAAAGATTTGAAATGGTGCGTACATAACGATAGCCTCACCAGTCCTTCTCCTGATCTGCCTGTGAGTTCAGAGGAAGAGAATAATGGAAAATAGATTGAACTTATTGTGGCCATATGTAAATAATGCACCTTTGAtgatgttccaatacttttggaggggactgtattacAAGCAATGGTACTTACTCATCATTTGTGAAGACAATGGCTATTGCATCCGATGATGACCCAACGATCACTGCTACGCATAGGGAGATCACAACTGTACACCATAAAAACAACAGGGGCTCACTTGAAACCTTTGAAACATAATGAATGCCGACATAATGCAGAATGCAAGCTGCCCATGTTAATTATGCGCTTTTTAGCCACACTGGATCCTTCCTGGGAAAGCAGAATAATGATATGAGGTCAGAATCTTCTTATGGTTTCATTAGGGAGTGTTTGTGATAATAGAGGAACAAAAAGGAGGAAAGAAGTCAGGTGGAGGTTGTGGATGGACTGGGCTTAGACTGAACTGAAGCTTCCAggtgactgaactgaaatggagtGGCCaatgaaacaaacccacagtgtgttgcaattatatttttacagtattctggttttgttcaatgattccactctcttctactgtttccactattccTTTTATAACCATATTGAAACATATATCAAGTATTTCCAACTGCAATATTTAAGTATTGtcaaaacaactaaacagtgaagctataggtatcttttgtgtgggtgatctaaacaaatgttcctataaTATTTCACAATAAATGAGTTACTTGAACCAATGAGGTTGGAATTGCAACACCCATTTCAGTGTATGTACAATGTGGacaatgatctatattttatgttcaaaaatacaggaaaactatatattgttatttcaataaatttactctcatgtttcaatgttttttatttagtagtcaatttctttctgaaaaccacaggtgccaaaattatttccacaattaatataattaatctcagtctaaagaacCTGCATTGTAAATGCAGGTCATTGCATcagttcctgtttcactagagtacaAAGAAATTGATGACCATCATGAAAAATCCcattgtcaaccatcagcatgggaaaggTCAAGAAAccgtcaattcagaagacacagatggtaattcaCTATCACTGTTCCGTTTATTCTGCGGTGTCGGTCTCCCTCTCAAGGATCCATCACTATcctcctgggtcccagtcaagccaCTCGATTGTCGATAGGTTATTGCATTGCCTACACTCtccctttttagttcttcacggaaccctctatcataggtgtgaagtgggAAAGCTCCCAGACAGAAACCCATTCTGCCTGATTCCTTTTGGAACCACTCTTCTTTGAGAGTGTAGGGTTCTGTTGGTTTGGGGGTCCATGTCTCATCGCTCTCtctagcgccccctgcaggccccaTGTGAGCAGAACAGTGAGTCAGGTCATAGGTACAAAAAAGACATCATTGGTTAAACATTCTACTTAGCACTGTAAAGTGCAACAATATGGAATGATTTCCACTATGCAAGTGCATGTTATATCCACGGAAGGTaaagatggagagaggcagggaagtaacccaaggatcgcagtttaagaattcaatcaattttttttaaatggcacctccataccagaaAACTCTtcggaagggtggcacaaagactgagcacaataaacaaaaccaagcatcctGAGTTTTCCAAACCTTATTGGAATTATGACAATAACTTAAGACAATAACTATTAtatcaataactattattttttaggttACACCACTTTTTGTGCATCAATGGtgtctggagcccactgtatatactgtatacaggcAGTGAGAATAAActagaaacaaaacaacattccaGCAGTGACGGGTTCTGGAGGTTCTGTTCGGGTGTGGAGCCCATTTTCCTGGCATGATTTGGgagcactcattacattacactcaaCCTCTTAGaagtggatcactccatcctcctgtccgccctgacAGCAATGGGCATCTGCGGCACAGCCCTgtactggattgagtcctacctctctggtcgctccttccaggttgcctgggctggtacggtatcaacacctcggccccttgccacaggagttccccagggctcagtcctaggcccgcttcttttttctctttacactcgttcccttggccctgttatcactgcacatgggctatcctaccactgatATGCGGgcaatacccaactcttcatctcattcccaccatctgatacacaggtttctgcccgtatctctgcttgcctgagtgacatccagagctggatggacaaccaccatctaatgCTCAatccaggtaaaactgaaatgatattcatccctgctaaaacctctccccatctggatctctccattttcctcggggataccacactcacgccatcacccagtgcaaggaacctcggcatggtgatggacagcagactgtccctttccgagaacattgcggcggtgacccggtcatgcaggttcttcctatacaacatacggaaaatccgcccctttctcaccccctactcgacccagctcctggtccaagcaatggttctgtcccgcctggactactgcaattccctcttggctggcctcccagcgtccgccatcagacccctccaacttatccagaatgcagcagctcttcaaccttcccaaatactcacacatcacccccctgcttacttccctccactggctgcctgtcatggcttgcatcaaattcaaaacactggtgctagccttccaagcagttaaggggtcttctccagcttacctacaaaaaatcatcagaccctacacccctgccagacctcttcgttcagcctccacttgccgcttggcacctccccctctccgaacctccacctcacgctcacgactactgtctgttctggctccacggtggtggaacgaactccccgttgaggtcagaactctagaaccttaattgttgtctttgtgatttactttgtgtttcggtattttttagttggctaggtaatcagtatttggatagtaaagtttggtcacttttgctttgttgtttgtttgtttatttgttgttaaaaaaaaaagaaaaaaaagaaaaataggccctggtccttatctttgttgtacgggtagcaattttcagcgcacttacccctggttatgggtatgcactttgttgtacgtcgctctggataagagtgtctgccaaatgccaataatgtaatataaaatgaaatcagTGTCAGACAGCACATAACGGTACTGAGGGCTGATCTTACTTGCATGTTAAAGAATGTTCCCACAGAGATGAGTTTCTTTCAACATGACAATGCCCTCACCCACAGAGCACTAGTCCCAAGGTTGAGGAGCATGTAACATGGCTTTCTCAGTCACCAGGTCTGATCAAATGCCATGTATGGGGTTTGAGAAGTGATGCCAGAGACAGTGGGTTTCACTACCAAAAGTTAAATAGGAGTTAACTGGCTTTTGTGCAGCATGTGATCTGGCAGCACCCTAGTAAATGACTTTGCTGTTTCCAATATGGGTTCACTACCTGTATTCAATGAACTGCAGCAGacagcatgtgcatgcatgtatggtgcccagacagtgtggtgtttctctccccctcataCCTGCACATATCATGGAGATCTTGCAGGACAGCTGAGCCTGCTGTACATTTCCAGCTCCCAGAGCATTCCCCACAGTCACAGTGGCAGCTGCATTGATGCCTACAAAAATCTGAAGGCAAATATAATCCAGTCACCTGTACCATGGATCTGTACAGACAAGAAGTATTAGTACAATCACAgcccagtttgggaacccctaaCTCAGAGGAGTGCTTTGGACCTGGCACTGCTTGAGACTGCTGAGAAGAATATTATACTGAGTGTGGTAGCAGTTGCATTGGACTCAACCAtgtaaaacaacaacatttgatCCTCAATATCTCACTCATTTCAAAATCTCAGTGCCATTTCACAGGTCTACCACAATGGCAATGGGCTCaccaaaataatattaaattataaagtgctcactcagtaCACTTTTATCCAGGGTGACATACAATGGGCCTATATGAATAAGAATATAGCAATGTACACCCTACGATATACACTCTAAtgcaggatctatcaattaaatcacacaaatgtaaacatgtaTACAATGTACCAACACAGGTAAAAATAGACAACACTTTTTACAGTGCAATACTCAAAGATCATGAACTCTTTGAGAGAAGGTTTGAATCTTCAataatctgcccagtggtgagtacattttgtttggctgttgcaattgtcagagatctgtgctgatagagggctgatcaatttaatttcccgTCTTTTGACCTTTTCAGTAAACGCAaaaatttcacttaaaacatattttgtgatTAATAGAAAATAGAGGAATTAAATTGCTGACTTATAGTCATGATCAAGGTTTGCGCTACCCTAAATTAACAAAGCCTTCATTACAGTAACACAATCAGACAACCGGCTAATTTGGCTCTTTATATAGAGTTTTACCAGTTTTACCAGTATTTAAGGTGTATTCACCTTGTATGGAATACCAGACACCATACGGATGACCGACTGTGATCCCAGCTCAACCTCACTGATCAGACCTGCAGTGAAGATTTGGTGATATACATTTCCTCAGGGTGCACTTAGTTTATCATTTGACAGACTATAAAGTGTACAATGTAATTAATAAACCATGAAATAAGATTGTGGCTTACTTTATCAGCTGGTTTTAAAAGACATTTCCGACACAAAACTAGGGATGggcaaaaaaaattcaaattgtATTTTGATACATTATGTGTGGAGTATTTtgtatcaaatgtattttgaaaatacaaaaaaatgtccTGATGAGCATTAGATGAGGCTCCActccatatacagtacagtgcctgCCAAAACTATGGTGacagtaaaaataacaatttcttatttttgctatattacattacattacattacattattggcatttggcagacgctcttatccagagcgacgtacaacaaagtgcatacccataaccagggataagttcgctgaaataccctagaggtaagtacaatttcaactgctacctgtacaacaaagataaggacaagggccatttctttttttttttttttttttttttgaacaaacaaacaaacaaacaagagcaaaagtgacccaagttaactatccaaacactgcttacctagccaactaaaaataccgatacacaaagcaagtcacagagacaacaattaaggttcacagggaggtagggagggatggggagaggtgctgcttgaagaggtgcgtcttcagcttgcgcttgaaggtggggagagattctatagttctgacctcaacggggagttcgttccaccaccgtggagccagaacagacagtagtcgtgagcgtgaggtggaggttctgagagggggaggtgccaagcggcctgtggaggctgaacgaagaggtctggcaggggtgtagggtctgatgattttttgcagataagctggggaagaccctttaactgcttggaaggctagcaccaatgttttgaatttgatgcgagccatgacaggcagccagtggagggaagtaagcaggggggtgacgtgtgagtatttgggaaggttgaagaccagacgagctgctgcattctggatgagttggaggggtctgatggcggacgctgggaggccagccaagagggaattgcagtagtccaggcgggacagaaccatcgcttggaccaggagctgggtcgagtagggggtgagaaaggggcggattctccgtatgttgtagaggaagaacctgcaagaccgggtcaccgccgcaatgttctcggaaagggacagtctgctgtccatcaccacgccgaggttccttgcactgggtgacggcgtgagtgtggtatccccgagagaaatgaagagatccagatggggagaggtattagcagggatgaatatcatttcagttttacctgggttgagctttagatggtggttgtccatccagctctggatgtccctcaggcaagcagagatacgggctgaaacctgcgtatcagacggcgggaacgagacgaagagttgggtatcgtccgcatagcagtggtaggatagcccatgtgcagtgatcacagggccaagggagcgagtgtagagagaaaaaagaagcgggccaaggactgagccctggggaacccctgtggcgaggggccgaggtgtcgataccgaaccagcccaggcaacctggaaggagcgaccagagaggtaggactcaatccagtccagggctgtgccacagatgcccgttgctgacagggcagacaggaggatggagtgatccacagtgtcgaaggcagcagagagatctagaagaatgaggatagaggagagggaggctgctcgtgcggcatgaagtgactcactgacggagaggagcgcagtctctgtcgagtggcccgatctgaagccagactgatgggggtctagcaggttgttgttagaaaagaaagaagaaagttgagtagaagcagctcgttctatagttttagaaaggaaaggaagaagagataccgggcggtagttctggatgatggagggatccagggtaggcttttttagcagcggagtgatgtgggccctcttggaggatgccggaaaacagccagaagacagggaggagttgacaatgGTGACATACTTACACCATTAGCATTTGAGGTCAATAGGCAATCAGCTTTAATTGCATGGTGTTTACATGTGTatacattttaccattttacagaaacagctctTTTTGTGTTGGCTCCCCCCATTTTTTGCTCTGCAAAGGCAAGTTCACAGATGA encodes:
- the LOC133108287 gene encoding multidrug and toxin extrusion protein 1-like, with translation MEAIHAGTGEIIGNHSDPNTLTDSDSSEQTGCLRCLRRGIPLNCKKQFSQFSKLAGLMCVVQLLVFLIPFVSTVFCGHLGKTELAGVTLATSIVSIAGISIGQGLATTCDTFISQTFGSSNLKRVGVILQRAILILLLACCPCWALLINTESILLAFKQSPEVARLSQMYVEIFMPALPAAFLFELQVRYLQSQGILWPQILTGIVGNVLNALINYIFLFVLHLGVVGSAAANMISQYCLALFLFAYILCKGLHKPTWGGWSVECLQEWGPFVRLAIPSMIMACVDLWMIEIGGFLAGLISEVELGSQSVIRMVSGIPYKIFVGINAAATVTVGNALGAGNVQQAQLSCKISMICAVVISLCVAVIVGSSSDAIAIVFTNDEQIRRRTGEAIVMYAPFQIFDGLLCAVAGIFRGAAKQKIGAVSILVFGYFVCLPIGASLMFATKLGITGWWIGLLTGYSLLTPFYLAIFVNIDWKKAESEAQVRAGVQPAEKRDRGQPMEMQGGSHEITPDNHEEGHSPWQFNSDLEVLHERDSGTLTTVGEVLTFRQLCLRRGLALCSMLVLLAAGILTNMLLPAVFTSGLNETSTVPPTVDNLWTRNTMDQMGQV